GCTCAATGGTGCGTCAGCAAGCCAGTATTCAGTTGGACACATTAGATTATAAACAGATTGCTATTTGCTGCGCTATTAACACCGAGCAGCCGCATCAAGCAACTGCGCGACAGCTGATGTTACCGACGGGTACTTTGGCCTTATTGCCACTGGCAGATATTACTGACGATGACAAAGCGCATCCGCAGCACTGGCAATCCGTGGTGTGGAGCTTACCGAGCAATCGAGCGCTTGAGCTACTAGACTTGGTCAAAGAGGGTGATGTTGAGACCTTGCGTTATGAGTTGGCAGCAGCCAGTCAGTATGCACTCGGCGATATCAAACAGATAGAATCTATTGCCAGCTTCCCGCTAACCGCGCAGCAGGCTAAGCACTATGTCAAAGATAACTTGGTCTTGATTGGTGATGCGGCACATGGCGTGCATCCGCTGGCAGGTCAAGGTTTAAACTTAGGCATGCTTGATGTCTCAGCGCTAGTTGAAGTGCTGATGACAGATTATCAGCGCAGTGGTGGCAGAAGTTGGGGTGAGCTTGCGACCTTGCGTCAATATGAGCGCAATCGTCGTCCTCACAATAGTGTGATGATGCACAGTTTTTCGATTATGAATGGATTGTTCGCAGGGGACTTTGCGGCACTTCGTCCTGTGCAGCAAATTCGCAGTGAAGGCATGTATCGTGTGGGTAAGATTAAACCATTAATGCGATTCTTTACCCAGAAGGCGAGTGGGCTGTAAATGAAATCTTCATCATTAATTTCAGTCGCTATTTTAAATATTAGTCTGTTAAGTCTGGTTGGCTGTCAGACTGTGCCAATAGATACAGATACAGATAGTCCAAAAGAGATAGTGACTACTTCTACTGATTCAAGTCAGTTAGACAGTGATGGAGATGGCGTGCCTGATATCAATGATGAGTGTCCGAACACACCGTTTAATATGGTCGTTGACCCAAATGGTTGCCCAGCGTCTTTATTGCCAAAAGAGGGCTCGGTTCGTTCAGAGTTTAGAGCTTTTTATGATACTAATAGCAGCGAAATTAAAAGTAAATATATA
Above is a window of Psychrobacter sp. FDAARGOS_221 DNA encoding:
- a CDS encoding FAD-dependent oxidoreductase — its product is MATVTATNTLIIGGGIVGATLALKLAQQQQQVTLIDARPKLSEAQWQDKLAQRDARVFALSIASIELLKQVGAWQLISQSGRKADYTQMQVWQQDGKGELKFGDEELPQLLGSMVEPFVIEHALYQRMQHESVAPYLTVISGHKVTELDWFGAQQGYQVRLDSGDTYRAKLLIGADGRGSMVRQQASIQLDTLDYKQIAICCAINTEQPHQATARQLMLPTGTLALLPLADITDDDKAHPQHWQSVVWSLPSNRALELLDLVKEGDVETLRYELAAASQYALGDIKQIESIASFPLTAQQAKHYVKDNLVLIGDAAHGVHPLAGQGLNLGMLDVSALVEVLMTDYQRSGGRSWGELATLRQYERNRRPHNSVMMHSFSIMNGLFAGDFAALRPVQQIRSEGMYRVGKIKPLMRFFTQKASGL